The Oryctolagus cuniculus chromosome 5, mOryCun1.1, whole genome shotgun sequence genome includes a region encoding these proteins:
- the CCNC gene encoding cyclin-C isoform X2: MAGNFWQSSHYLQWILDKQDLLKERQKDLKFLSEEEYWKLQIFFTNVIQALGEHLKLRQQVIATATVYFKRFYARYSLKSIDPVLMAPTCVFLASKVEEFGVVSNTRLISAATSVLKTRFSYAFPKEFPYRMNHILECEFYLLELMDCCLIVYHPYRPLLQYVQDMGQEDMLLPLAWRIVNDTYRTDLCLLYPPFMIALACLHVACVVQQKDARQWFAELSVDMEKILEIIRVILKLYEQWKNFDERKEMATILSKMPKPKPPPNRNSLSDSPLVAGPEAAR, translated from the exons TTTGCAGTGGATTTTGGATAAACAAGATCTGTTGAAGGAGCGCCAAAAGGACTTAAAATTTCTCTCAGAAGAAGAATATTggaaattacaaatattttttacaaatg TTATCCAAGCATTAGGTGAGCATCTTAAATTAAGACAACAAGTTATTGCCACTGCTACGGTCTATTTCAAGAGATTCTATGCCAG GTATTCTCTGAAAAGTATAGATCCTGTATTAATGGCTCCTACATGTGTGTTTTTGGCATCCAAAGTAGAG GAATTTGGAGTAGTCTCAAATACAAGATTGATTTCTGCTGCTACTTCTGTAT taaaaACTAGATTTTCATATGCCTTTCCAAAGGAATTTCCTTATAGGATGAATCAT ataTTAGAATGTGAATTCTATCTTTTAGAACTAATG GATTGTTGCTTGATAGTGTATCATCCTTATAGACCTTTGCTCCAGTATGTGCAGGACATGGGCCAAGAAGACATGTTGCTTCCCCTTGCATG GAGGATAGTGAATGATACCTACAGAACGGATCTTTGTCTACTGTATCCTCCTTTCATGATAGCTTTAG CTTGCCTTCATGTAGCCTGTGTCGTGCAGCAGAAAGATGCCAGACAGTGGTTTGCTGAACTTTCTGTGGATATGGAAAAG ATTTTGGAAATTATCagggttattttaaaattatatgaacaGTGGAAGAATTTTGATGAGAGGAAAGAGATGGCAACAATTCTTAGTAAGATGCCGAAACCAAAACCACCTCCAAACAG AAATTCCCTGAGTGATTCTCCACTAGTGGCAGGGCCTGAAGCTGCAAGATGA
- the CCNC gene encoding cyclin-C isoform X1, with the protein MAGNFWQSSHYLQWILDKQDLLKERQKDLKFLSEEEYWKLQIFFTNVIQALGEHLKLRQQVIATATVYFKRFYARYSLKSIDPVLMAPTCVFLASKVEEFGVVSNTRLISAATSVLKTRFSYAFPKEFPYRMNHILECEFYLLELMDCCLIVYHPYRPLLQYVQDMGQEDMLLPLAWRIVNDTYRTDLCLLYPPFMIALACLHVACVVQQKDARQWFAELSVDMEKILEIIRVILKLYEQWKNFDERKEMATILSKMPKPKPPPNSEGEQGPNGSQNSSYSQS; encoded by the exons TTTGCAGTGGATTTTGGATAAACAAGATCTGTTGAAGGAGCGCCAAAAGGACTTAAAATTTCTCTCAGAAGAAGAATATTggaaattacaaatattttttacaaatg TTATCCAAGCATTAGGTGAGCATCTTAAATTAAGACAACAAGTTATTGCCACTGCTACGGTCTATTTCAAGAGATTCTATGCCAG GTATTCTCTGAAAAGTATAGATCCTGTATTAATGGCTCCTACATGTGTGTTTTTGGCATCCAAAGTAGAG GAATTTGGAGTAGTCTCAAATACAAGATTGATTTCTGCTGCTACTTCTGTAT taaaaACTAGATTTTCATATGCCTTTCCAAAGGAATTTCCTTATAGGATGAATCAT ataTTAGAATGTGAATTCTATCTTTTAGAACTAATG GATTGTTGCTTGATAGTGTATCATCCTTATAGACCTTTGCTCCAGTATGTGCAGGACATGGGCCAAGAAGACATGTTGCTTCCCCTTGCATG GAGGATAGTGAATGATACCTACAGAACGGATCTTTGTCTACTGTATCCTCCTTTCATGATAGCTTTAG CTTGCCTTCATGTAGCCTGTGTCGTGCAGCAGAAAGATGCCAGACAGTGGTTTGCTGAACTTTCTGTGGATATGGAAAAG ATTTTGGAAATTATCagggttattttaaaattatatgaacaGTGGAAGAATTTTGATGAGAGGAAAGAGATGGCAACAATTCTTAGTAAGATGCCGAAACCAAAACCACCTCCAAACAG TGAAGGAGAGCAGGGTCCAAATGGAAGTCAGAACTCTAGCTACAGCCAATCTTAA
- the LOC103349855 gene encoding thiosulfate sulfurtransferase/rhodanese-like domain-containing protein 3 yields MVLPRLLLATPRRAVLQSVEAALCGLKTIKGSCHNFCTVVSKDVTYKELKSLLNSKNIMLIDVRETWEIREYGKIPGSVNIPLDEVGEALQMNPRDFKEKYNEVKPSKSDNLVFSCLAGVRSKKALDTAISLGFNSAQHYAGGWKEWESYEFTKKQGN; encoded by the exons ATGGTGCTGCCCCGCCTGCTGCTCGCGACCCCGCGCCGGGCGGTCCTGCAGTCCGTGGAAGCTGCTCTCTGCG GTTTGAAGACAATAAAGGGAAGTTGCCACAATTTTTGTACTGTTGTTTCTAAAGATGTCACTTACAAGGAACTAAAAAGCTTGCTAAATTCCAAAAACATTATGTTAATTGATGTTAGAGAGACATGGGAAATTCGTGAGTATGGAAAAATCCCTGGGTCTGTCAATATACCAC tggatGAGGTAGGTGAAGCTCTTCAGATGAACCCAAGAGACTTCAAAGAGAAGTACAATGAAGTAAAGCCATCCAAATCTGACAATCTAGTGTTTTCTTGTTTAGCTGGAGTAAGAAGCAAGAAGGCTCTGGACACAGCAATATCTTTGGGCTTTAACAG TGCTCAACATTATGCTGGAGGATGGAAGGAATGGGAATCCTATGAATTTacaaagaaacaaggaaactga